A genomic stretch from Geothermobacter hydrogeniphilus includes:
- a CDS encoding tetratricopeptide repeat protein: MNGTSSELKEQGRLALERGAVEMAEKCLRKALQQAGDDAEIPLLLAEALAENEKLTESRRVLEKAVATFPDDIELIFSLGDTCFELGDAAAARGCYERVIELDREQVDAWVSLGLLHYQQENYQQALVCHKQALNLDPQSVFALNSYGDACFALGDVAAAVSAYEKVTELEPDDPQAYYNLGELYYDGGDLDRGESMCRKTLQLDPEFAFAWLTLGNICLDREQVRDAIAAFETFLRLESGDEARQIRDEVTAVIAGLKS, translated from the coding sequence ATGAACGGGACGAGTTCTGAGTTGAAGGAACAGGGGCGGCTTGCTCTTGAACGCGGCGCGGTCGAGATGGCCGAAAAGTGCCTGCGCAAAGCCCTGCAGCAGGCCGGTGACGATGCCGAAATCCCTTTGCTGCTCGCCGAGGCTCTCGCTGAAAACGAAAAATTGACGGAGTCCCGGCGGGTGCTTGAGAAGGCGGTCGCCACCTTTCCCGATGACATCGAGCTGATCTTCTCCCTGGGTGATACCTGTTTTGAACTGGGAGATGCCGCCGCGGCCCGCGGCTGCTACGAGCGGGTGATCGAGCTGGACCGGGAACAGGTGGACGCCTGGGTCAGCCTGGGACTTCTGCATTATCAGCAGGAAAATTACCAGCAGGCCCTGGTCTGCCACAAGCAGGCGCTCAACCTTGATCCGCAATCGGTTTTCGCTCTCAATTCCTACGGCGACGCCTGTTTCGCGCTGGGCGATGTTGCGGCGGCTGTTTCCGCCTATGAGAAGGTGACCGAACTGGAACCGGATGATCCCCAGGCCTACTACAACCTGGGTGAACTCTATTATGACGGCGGTGATCTGGACCGCGGCGAGAGCATGTGCCGCAAGACGCTGCAGCTCGATCCCGAGTTCGCCTTCGCCTGGCTGACGTTGGGAAATATCTGTCTTGACCGTGAGCAGGTTCGGGACGCAATCGCCGCTTTTGAAACATTCCTGCGCCTGGAGTCCGGCGATGAGGCCCGACAGATCCGTGACGAGGTGACGGCCGTGATCGCCGGTTTGAAAAGCTGA
- a CDS encoding CidA/LrgA family protein, translated as MIHGFAVLLGFQFFGELLSRWSGIPIPGNVIGMALLLAALGCGWVKLTWIEEAAELLLSHLALFFVPAGVGVMVYGGLIAREWLPISIATVVSTFVVMAVTGWVASLLDREGGEHAE; from the coding sequence ATGATTCATGGATTTGCCGTCCTGCTCGGATTCCAGTTTTTCGGCGAACTGCTGAGCCGCTGGAGCGGAATTCCGATTCCAGGCAATGTGATCGGTATGGCGTTGCTGCTGGCGGCCCTCGGTTGCGGCTGGGTGAAGCTGACCTGGATCGAGGAGGCGGCCGAATTGCTGTTGTCGCACCTGGCGCTTTTCTTTGTTCCGGCCGGTGTCGGGGTGATGGTCTATGGCGGCCTGATCGCCCGGGAGTGGCTGCCGATCAGTATCGCTACGGTTGTCAGCACCTTCGTGGTCATGGCGGTGACCGGTTGGGTCGCCAGCCTGCTGGACCGGGAAGGGGGCGAACATGCCGAGTGA